One genomic window of Bradyrhizobium sp. CCGE-LA001 includes the following:
- a CDS encoding transglutaminase-like cysteine peptidase: protein MRKVVRFLAAVAAIVVAAGVQQKAEAAFVGAPMGLRGAIHYIKFDQPTLAPMAFTVFCLKYKDECKPRPQQIVFRGGRLKLTAERMAQMQEVNQRVNTAIRPEANLEGLRGEKWLLHPTSGDCNDYAVTKRHDLIAKGFPARSVLLSEVVTTWGEHHLVVVVRTFSGDLVLDNLSGHIMPWSKKSYRWVRIQSPKNPNYWASLGDRAV, encoded by the coding sequence ATGCGCAAAGTAGTAAGGTTCCTGGCGGCCGTGGCTGCGATCGTGGTTGCTGCGGGGGTGCAGCAGAAAGCGGAAGCCGCCTTCGTCGGCGCGCCCATGGGGCTGCGCGGCGCCATCCACTACATCAAGTTCGACCAGCCGACGCTGGCGCCGATGGCGTTCACCGTCTTCTGCCTGAAGTACAAGGACGAGTGCAAACCGCGTCCGCAGCAGATCGTGTTTCGAGGCGGCCGTCTGAAGCTGACGGCCGAGCGCATGGCGCAGATGCAGGAGGTCAACCAGCGGGTCAACACCGCGATCCGCCCCGAAGCCAATCTGGAAGGGCTGCGCGGCGAGAAATGGCTGCTGCACCCGACCAGCGGCGATTGCAACGATTACGCCGTGACAAAACGCCACGATTTGATCGCCAAGGGCTTTCCGGCGCGCTCGGTGCTGCTCAGCGAGGTCGTGACCACCTGGGGTGAGCATCATCTCGTTGTGGTGGTGCGGACCTTCTCCGGCGATCTCGTGCTGGACAATCTCTCCGGCCACATCATGCCGTGGTCGAAGAAGTCCTATCGCTGGGTCCGCATCCAGTCGCCCAAGAACCCGAACTACTGGGCCTCGCTCGGCGATCGCGCGGTCTGA
- a CDS encoding metallophosphoesterase family protein, with the protein MGLSSRFRKKTKPRLPDGVRVYAIGDVHGRADLLQSLLTVIDADLARSAPQRAIQVFLGDYVDRGPDSRAVLDLLIARSKSHETVCLKGNHEVFLLEVLKDPARLQEWRHYGGLLTLVSYGITPTMNPSAEQQVELIEGLRRAVPPEHLAFLQQLPSSFTCGDFFFVHAGVKPGLPLDRQKDEDLLWIREEFLASEERFGKYIVHGHTPVSAPDIRANRINIDTGAYATGNLTLLTIQGDSLLAI; encoded by the coding sequence ATGGGCCTTTCCTCCCGCTTCCGAAAGAAGACCAAGCCTCGGCTTCCCGATGGCGTTCGCGTCTATGCGATCGGCGACGTGCATGGCCGCGCCGATTTGCTTCAATCGCTGTTAACCGTGATCGACGCCGACCTCGCCCGCTCGGCCCCGCAACGCGCCATTCAGGTCTTTCTCGGCGACTATGTCGACCGCGGCCCGGACTCACGCGCCGTTCTTGATCTCTTGATCGCGCGCTCGAAATCGCACGAGACGGTCTGCCTGAAGGGCAACCACGAGGTCTTCCTGCTCGAGGTCCTCAAGGACCCCGCCCGCCTGCAGGAGTGGCGCCACTATGGAGGCCTCCTGACGCTGGTCTCTTACGGCATCACGCCGACGATGAACCCGTCCGCGGAGCAGCAGGTCGAACTGATCGAGGGACTGAGACGCGCGGTGCCGCCGGAGCACCTCGCCTTCCTCCAGCAATTGCCCTCGTCCTTTACCTGCGGCGACTTCTTCTTCGTCCATGCCGGCGTCAAGCCGGGCCTCCCGCTCGATCGTCAGAAGGACGAGGATCTGCTCTGGATCCGCGAGGAATTCCTCGCCTCCGAGGAGCGCTTCGGCAAATATATCGTGCACGGTCATACCCCGGTCAGCGCGCCCGACATCCGGGCGAACCGCATCAACATCGACACCGGTGCATATGCGACCGGCAACTTGACGCTCTTGACGATCCAAGGCGATAGTCTTCTCGCAATTTGA
- a CDS encoding serine hydrolase, translating to MVTAWQARHNLSGADYQGAFDLLKNQGFRPIDVNGGSANGVERFSGVWEQSPGPATQVRHGINAAAHQQLFTTLPAQGFRPIAVSGHDTAGGIRFSSIWQAIPSPEVRARHGLTSAQWQNQVDTLPNEGFRPVDLCGYTEAGQVRFASIWERTTTPEWVARHGMTAGEYQQQFNHWATHGFILHRVSGYLDGGQTRYAALWSRGPDLTWQARHGIDAAQHQTEFNALVNRGYRLVKVNGYPEGGTVHYASIWHKPFLSDRDETTIRQAVQNFMTAHNVPGVSIAMTRNGALMFARAFGNADSAGTPVLPSHLFRIASVSKPITSMAVFRAIEAGLLALTDRVFGQGGILGTQFGTLPYPDQRVTQITVQHLLEHTSGWSGAQDPMFGQPSATHADLIGQMLGLTLANNPGAIFDYLNFGYCVLGRVLEQVSGLSYADFVRQRVLAPCGVTDMHIAGDTLAQRRSNEVTYTQQGTFNPYALPVARMDAHGGWIANPTDLLRIALRFDGFPSRPDLLQSTTVVTMATATTAPAAGGGAANYAKGWAVNSAGNWWHLGDFAGTISELVRTSDGFCWAILANTRNDAQLNAMRTAIDNLGWTIKNGITDWPAGDAI from the coding sequence ATGGTCACCGCATGGCAGGCCCGTCACAACCTCTCGGGCGCTGATTATCAAGGCGCATTCGATCTTCTGAAGAACCAGGGCTTTCGTCCCATCGACGTAAATGGCGGCAGCGCCAACGGCGTCGAACGGTTCTCCGGCGTCTGGGAGCAATCACCGGGACCCGCAACCCAGGTACGCCACGGCATCAACGCAGCCGCGCACCAGCAGCTGTTCACGACCCTGCCCGCCCAGGGATTCCGCCCGATCGCAGTGAGCGGTCATGACACGGCCGGCGGGATACGCTTCAGCTCCATCTGGCAGGCCATCCCATCGCCGGAAGTGAGGGCGCGGCATGGCCTGACCTCGGCACAATGGCAGAACCAGGTGGACACGCTTCCGAACGAAGGCTTCCGCCCGGTGGACCTGTGTGGCTACACCGAAGCCGGCCAAGTGCGCTTCGCCTCCATATGGGAGCGGACAACGACGCCGGAATGGGTGGCACGCCACGGCATGACGGCCGGAGAATACCAGCAGCAGTTCAATCATTGGGCCACCCACGGCTTCATCCTGCACCGGGTGAGCGGCTACCTGGACGGCGGGCAAACCCGCTACGCGGCACTCTGGAGCCGCGGACCGGACCTGACCTGGCAGGCCCGGCACGGCATCGACGCTGCGCAACATCAGACGGAATTCAACGCCCTGGTGAATCGCGGCTATCGGCTGGTCAAGGTAAACGGGTATCCCGAGGGCGGCACGGTTCACTACGCCTCGATCTGGCACAAACCCTTCCTGTCGGATCGCGATGAGACGACGATCCGCCAGGCGGTGCAGAACTTCATGACCGCTCACAACGTGCCCGGTGTCTCGATCGCGATGACCCGCAACGGCGCGTTGATGTTCGCACGCGCCTTTGGCAACGCGGATAGCGCCGGAACGCCGGTCCTGCCAAGCCACCTCTTTCGTATCGCCAGCGTGTCAAAACCGATCACCTCGATGGCGGTCTTCCGGGCGATCGAAGCCGGATTGCTGGCGCTCACCGATCGGGTCTTCGGGCAAGGCGGCATCCTCGGCACGCAGTTCGGGACACTGCCCTATCCGGATCAGCGGGTCACGCAAATCACAGTGCAGCATCTGCTCGAGCACACCAGCGGCTGGAGCGGCGCGCAGGACCCGATGTTCGGCCAGCCCAGCGCCACACACGCGGATCTGATCGGCCAGATGCTTGGCCTCACGCTTGCAAACAACCCGGGTGCGATCTTTGACTATCTGAACTTCGGCTATTGCGTGCTCGGCCGCGTGCTGGAGCAGGTGTCCGGGTTGAGCTACGCCGACTTCGTGCGACAGCGGGTGCTCGCGCCCTGCGGCGTGACGGACATGCACATCGCCGGAGACACCCTGGCTCAGCGCCGTTCGAACGAGGTCACCTACACCCAGCAGGGAACGTTTAACCCCTACGCCCTGCCCGTCGCTCGCATGGATGCCCATGGCGGCTGGATCGCCAACCCGACCGACCTCTTGCGCATCGCGCTCCGGTTCGACGGCTTCCCGTCGAGGCCGGACCTGCTCCAGTCCACGACCGTCGTCACCATGGCGACCGCCACCACGGCGCCGGCTGCAGGCGGCGGAGCCGCCAACTACGCCAAGGGCTGGGCCGTGAACAGCGCGGGCAACTGGTGGCATCTCGGCGACTTCGCCGGCACCATCAGCGAACTGGTCCGGACCTCCGACGGCTTCTGCTGGGCGATCCTCGCCAACACCCGCAACGACGCCCAGCTCAACGCCATGCGAACGGCGATCGACAATCTTGGATGGACGATCAAGAACGGCATCACCGACTGGCCGGCGGGCGACGCGATATGA
- a CDS encoding EAL domain-containing protein translates to MRLHRPNLPFAALVLASTMAFGLAGHFAAEAVIHQQQAHQLNELTEVVLRRSEFAVDFAAASLDDLARRNLASCDPSALQATRLHVYQRSAIKDVRLVKPDGSVICSAYSETLEFDKGWMDRRDMLPSHDSALSLFRVEQFGGDALGVLTDVNDSSALVAIVGINASLFDIMPAELRAHSEVRLALSRGEKLGAFQTDAGKPLVDPVNFDRSSAHFPLHATIRLERAVLSSWNNEAYWPILAVALGLGAMFGILLARSRRMEGPVADLDRALAAGEFKPYYQPIFDLRTGQIRGCEILARWLRRDGSVVPPMNFIPLAESSGRIQAMTWQILESALAELRPLLRADKNFKMSLNVVPRQLLSAGFVETLRRKVLTARVSARQIVVEITERDELDDLARAASVVAELRDHGFRVAIDDVGVGHSGLSRLKGLGADMIKIDKFFVDTITVDASTTTIVEMLVALARDLHMTVIAEGIETEEQLRALVTSGVEEGQGYLVAPPLPLAKFNELVEGRGVAQSDAAAATSTALVA, encoded by the coding sequence ATGAGATTGCACCGACCAAACCTGCCGTTTGCGGCGCTCGTGCTTGCGAGCACGATGGCGTTCGGCCTGGCGGGACACTTCGCGGCAGAGGCCGTCATTCACCAGCAGCAGGCGCATCAACTCAACGAGCTGACCGAGGTCGTCCTGCGCCGTTCCGAGTTTGCGGTCGATTTTGCCGCGGCCAGCCTGGACGATCTCGCCAGGCGCAATCTCGCCAGCTGCGATCCTTCGGCGCTGCAAGCCACCCGCCTTCACGTCTACCAGCGTTCGGCGATCAAGGATGTTCGCCTCGTCAAACCGGATGGCTCGGTGATCTGCTCGGCCTATTCCGAGACGCTCGAATTCGACAAGGGATGGATGGATCGCCGCGATATGCTGCCTTCGCACGACAGCGCGCTTTCGCTGTTTCGCGTCGAGCAGTTCGGCGGCGACGCCTTGGGCGTGCTGACGGACGTCAACGACAGCTCCGCTCTGGTGGCCATCGTCGGCATCAACGCCAGCCTGTTCGACATCATGCCCGCCGAACTGCGCGCACACAGCGAGGTGAGGCTCGCCTTGAGCCGCGGTGAGAAGCTCGGAGCATTCCAGACTGACGCCGGTAAGCCCCTGGTAGATCCTGTCAATTTCGACAGGAGTTCTGCGCATTTCCCGCTTCATGCCACGATCAGGCTCGAGCGCGCGGTCCTTTCGAGCTGGAACAACGAAGCTTATTGGCCCATCCTCGCCGTCGCGCTTGGACTTGGCGCAATGTTCGGCATCCTGCTGGCGCGCAGCCGCCGCATGGAGGGGCCTGTCGCCGATCTCGATCGGGCGCTGGCGGCCGGCGAGTTCAAGCCATACTACCAACCGATCTTCGACCTCAGGACAGGTCAGATCAGAGGCTGCGAGATACTGGCGCGCTGGCTGCGCCGGGACGGCTCGGTCGTCCCGCCGATGAACTTCATTCCGCTCGCCGAATCCAGCGGACGCATCCAGGCAATGACCTGGCAGATCCTGGAATCGGCGCTTGCCGAGCTGAGGCCGTTGCTGAGAGCAGACAAGAATTTCAAGATGTCCTTGAACGTCGTGCCCAGGCAGCTCCTGAGTGCAGGCTTCGTCGAAACGCTGCGCCGCAAGGTTCTGACGGCACGGGTCTCCGCACGCCAGATCGTGGTCGAGATCACCGAGCGCGACGAGCTCGACGATCTCGCGCGTGCCGCTTCTGTCGTCGCCGAGCTGCGCGACCATGGCTTCCGCGTCGCCATCGACGACGTTGGCGTCGGCCATAGCGGGCTGTCTCGTCTGAAGGGCCTCGGCGCCGACATGATCAAGATCGACAAGTTCTTCGTGGACACGATCACCGTGGACGCATCGACGACGACGATCGTGGAAATGCTGGTGGCGCTGGCCAGGGACCTCCATATGACCGTGATCGCGGAAGGCATCGAGACGGAGGAGCAGCTCCGCGCCCTGGTCACATCGGGCGTGGAAGAGGGCCAGGGCTATCTCGTGGCGCCGCCTTTGCCGCTCGCCAAATTCAACGAGCTCGTCGAGGGACGCGGAGTGGCGCAGTCGGATGCGGCAGCCGCCACCAGCACGGCCTTGGTGGCCTGA
- a CDS encoding VanZ family protein — protein MRRNHLIAAASICLALIIYATLAKLAGRPALMGHHEAYWIVVIERFSAYGLLGFLLSFLLPGRLALACSLVIAVAMGLEVMQSFIPDRDPGFLDVLQKAAGGTVGVMLAQMILAFLPRPPS, from the coding sequence ATGCGCAGGAACCACCTCATAGCAGCCGCGAGCATCTGTCTTGCCCTGATCATCTACGCCACGCTGGCGAAGCTGGCGGGGCGACCCGCGCTCATGGGGCACCACGAGGCCTACTGGATCGTGGTGATCGAACGCTTCAGCGCCTATGGTCTGCTCGGCTTCCTTCTGTCCTTCCTGCTGCCCGGACGGCTCGCTCTGGCTTGCTCGCTCGTCATCGCGGTCGCCATGGGGTTGGAGGTGATGCAATCGTTCATCCCCGACCGCGATCCGGGCTTCCTCGACGTGCTGCAGAAGGCGGCAGGAGGAACCGTCGGCGTCATGCTCGCCCAGATGATCCTGGCGTTCTTGCCCCGCCCGCCGTCCTGA
- a CDS encoding CHRD domain-containing protein — protein MVKAVCRPSVALLGTLALIGSVIAMSGSAVAEIVKLRAELKGSNEVPPNSSTGSGKAEASYDTETKTLTFVVTYAGLTGPVLGAHFHGPGEAGKNAGIALPFKTVESPIQGSATLTEAQAADLLAGKWYANIHTAANPGGELRGQMMK, from the coding sequence ATGGTCAAAGCCGTCTGTCGGCCGTCGGTGGCGCTGCTGGGGACGCTCGCGCTGATTGGAAGCGTCATCGCAATGAGCGGAAGCGCAGTTGCGGAGATCGTGAAGTTGCGAGCCGAGCTCAAGGGAAGCAATGAAGTGCCTCCGAACAGCTCGACGGGGTCGGGCAAGGCCGAGGCGAGCTACGACACTGAAACGAAGACTCTAACTTTCGTCGTCACCTATGCCGGATTGACGGGGCCGGTCCTGGGGGCGCATTTTCATGGACCCGGCGAGGCCGGCAAGAACGCCGGCATCGCCCTGCCGTTCAAGACGGTGGAAAGCCCGATCCAGGGCAGCGCCACGCTCACCGAGGCGCAGGCCGCAGATCTGCTGGCTGGAAAGTGGTACGCGAACATCCATACCGCCGCGAACCCGGGCGGTGAGTTGCGCGGCCAGATGATGAAGTAG
- a CDS encoding protein-glutamate methylesterase/protein-glutamine glutaminase codes for MPREKVRVLIVDDSASVRQILQTILNDDPDIEVMGTASDPFAAARRLQNEIPDVMILDLEMPRMDGMTFLRKIMAQRPIPVIICSSLTEEGSNVMFEAFEAGAVDIVPKPKIDTRQALLECSSRLREAVKSAARARVRPRAARREIEKKLTADAIIPPPVQGKVRPTTERIVCIGASTGGTEALNDVLEMLPAHCPPIVIVQHMPAGFTAAFARRLDSVCQMRVKEAEDGEPVLPGCAYIAPGARHMLLQRIGLRYQIAIKDGPPVSRHRPSVDVLFRSAAQHAGANALGVIMTGMGDDGARGMLEMRKLGASTRAQDEESCVVFGMPKEAIAHGGVEKVVSLHQIPREIMLWYQAGHAAVAG; via the coding sequence ATGCCGAGGGAGAAAGTTCGCGTATTGATCGTGGACGATTCGGCGTCGGTGCGCCAAATCCTGCAGACGATCCTCAACGACGATCCCGACATCGAGGTGATGGGAACGGCTTCGGACCCGTTCGCCGCGGCGCGCCGCCTCCAGAACGAAATCCCCGACGTCATGATCCTCGACCTCGAGATGCCGCGGATGGACGGCATGACGTTCCTGCGCAAGATCATGGCGCAGCGTCCGATCCCGGTGATCATCTGCTCCTCGCTGACCGAGGAGGGCTCCAACGTGATGTTCGAGGCGTTCGAGGCAGGCGCCGTCGACATCGTGCCGAAGCCGAAGATCGACACGCGTCAGGCGCTGCTCGAATGCTCCTCGCGGCTGCGCGAGGCCGTGAAGTCGGCGGCGCGTGCGCGCGTGCGCCCGCGGGCGGCGCGTCGTGAGATCGAGAAGAAGCTGACGGCCGACGCGATCATCCCGCCACCGGTGCAGGGCAAGGTGCGGCCGACCACGGAGCGTATCGTGTGTATCGGTGCATCGACGGGCGGAACCGAAGCGCTCAACGACGTCCTGGAGATGTTGCCCGCCCATTGTCCGCCGATCGTCATCGTCCAGCACATGCCGGCGGGATTCACCGCGGCCTTCGCGAGGCGTCTCGACAGTGTCTGCCAGATGCGAGTCAAGGAGGCCGAGGACGGCGAGCCGGTGCTGCCGGGCTGCGCCTATATCGCGCCGGGGGCCCGTCACATGCTGCTCCAGCGCATCGGCCTGCGCTACCAGATCGCGATCAAGGACGGCCCGCCGGTGTCGCGGCATCGTCCGTCGGTCGACGTGCTGTTCCGCTCGGCGGCCCAGCACGCCGGCGCCAACGCGCTCGGCGTGATCATGACCGGCATGGGCGACGACGGCGCGCGCGGAATGCTGGAGATGCGCAAGCTCGGCGCCTCCACGCGGGCGCAGGACGAAGAGAGCTGCGTGGTGTTCGGCATGCCCAAGGAAGCCATTGCCCATGGCGGCGTCGAGAAGGTCGTCTCGCTGCACCAGATCCCGCGCGAGATCATGCTCTGGTATCAGGCGGGGCACGCGGCGGTGGCAGGTTGA
- a CDS encoding CheR family methyltransferase, with product MMPALQDTAVHLSDRHFRTIAELIEGQVGIKLPQGKRLMLEGRLHKRVRALNFSDLNEYVENLFEADHFDTELTHLIDVVTTNKTDFFREPQHFTFMREVAVPALLKSHGRRNANLKIWSSASSTGMEAYTTAMVLDDMTRNGSRFQYRILGTDISTAVLRLAKTAIYTRDVLAPVPEPFLKRYFLSSRDKSRGEVRVVPELRRMTHFMRMNLMDASYPVDRDVDIVFCRNVLIYFERETQRKVIERLCSHLRPGGYLLVGHSESMIHSAVPGLKQVQPTIFQV from the coding sequence ATGATGCCTGCGTTACAGGATACAGCCGTGCATCTGTCGGACCGCCACTTCCGGACCATCGCCGAACTCATCGAGGGGCAGGTCGGCATCAAGCTGCCACAGGGCAAGCGGCTGATGCTGGAGGGGCGGCTGCACAAGCGCGTGCGCGCGCTGAACTTCTCCGACCTCAACGAGTATGTCGAGAACCTGTTCGAGGCCGATCATTTCGACACCGAGCTCACCCATCTCATCGACGTGGTGACGACCAACAAGACCGATTTCTTCCGCGAGCCGCAGCACTTCACCTTCATGCGGGAGGTCGCAGTCCCCGCTTTGCTCAAATCGCATGGACGCAGGAACGCCAACCTGAAGATCTGGAGCTCGGCGAGCTCCACTGGCATGGAGGCCTACACCACCGCGATGGTGCTGGACGACATGACGCGGAACGGCTCGCGCTTCCAGTACCGCATCCTTGGGACCGACATCTCGACCGCCGTGCTGCGCCTCGCCAAGACCGCGATCTACACGCGGGACGTGCTCGCCCCGGTGCCGGAGCCGTTCCTGAAGCGATATTTCCTGTCCTCGCGGGACAAGTCGCGCGGTGAGGTGCGGGTGGTGCCGGAATTGCGCCGCATGACGCATTTCATGCGGATGAATCTCATGGACGCGTCCTATCCCGTCGACCGCGACGTCGACATCGTCTTCTGCCGCAACGTCCTGATCTATTTCGAGCGCGAGACCCAGCGCAAGGTGATCGAGCGGCTGTGCAGCCATTTGCGGCCCGGAGGCTATTTGCTGGTCGGCCATTCCGAGTCGATGATTCACAGCGCGGTGCCGGGCCTGAAGCAGGTTCAGCCCACCATTTTCCAGGTTTGA
- a CDS encoding HAMP domain-containing methyl-accepting chemotaxis protein, whose amino-acid sequence MRFTVKAKLASAFGAVIALSMITGGVAYHSLSTLTEQQERIVGQANRTKLAADVMSAIQSQQRAETRMIQAVSDKETQDNYNAMLTRREKTLKLNSELYSKASEAGRRLLDQAAGPIKRMNEQEDQAGKFALLNSNNRAAQLWKSEGQPAVKDLDAMLDAALVEAGGSGSESQRAAGLLTARSEVARLARSVVSSYSVTTLQEVEADVKETNQRLAGLKAAVAQVNQAGAVSGVNAQFDRLAKVVDNVSRLTSEAGNLKAAAIAGGEGRKAFNEALDAIEQYVQRNEKQMAEVAEEGARDAAFAKMLLISMICAALLIAVASATWIALNISRGLARAVGLANAVSVGDLSQKISVSSNDEVGDLVSSLNAMTANLNATAAVANEIAHGNLTVEARPLSDKDTLGLALERMIEKLRQIVSEALTAAQNVSAGSQELSASAEQLSQGATEQASSAEEASSSMEEMASNVKQNADNANQTEKIAAQSAKDAEASGIAVGRAVNAMQTIAEKITIVQEIARQTDLLALNAAVEAARAGEHGKGFAVVASEVRKLAERSQAAAAEIGSLSSETVKVAQDAGNMLSKLVPDIKKTAALVEEITAACREQDVGSAQINQAIQQLDKVGQQNASASEQVSSTSEELASQAEQLQSTIAYFRIDQGAKGQAAAPIDRAVTQLRAKAATMAAVERPAKKPQGKPARAVKVAGGGGFAFDMNDGADDRDADFQR is encoded by the coding sequence ATGAGATTCACCGTCAAGGCAAAGCTCGCATCTGCGTTCGGCGCAGTCATCGCTCTCTCGATGATTACTGGAGGAGTCGCCTATCATTCTCTCTCCACGCTGACGGAACAGCAGGAGCGCATCGTCGGCCAGGCCAATCGCACGAAGCTGGCCGCCGACGTCATGAGCGCAATCCAGTCGCAACAGCGCGCTGAGACCCGCATGATACAGGCCGTCTCCGATAAGGAGACGCAAGACAATTACAACGCGATGCTGACGCGTCGCGAGAAGACGCTCAAGCTCAATAGCGAACTCTATAGCAAAGCGAGCGAGGCCGGACGGCGCCTGCTTGATCAGGCCGCCGGTCCGATCAAGCGCATGAACGAGCAGGAAGATCAGGCCGGAAAATTTGCGCTGCTCAACTCCAACAACAGGGCCGCCCAGCTGTGGAAGTCCGAAGGCCAGCCGGCGGTCAAGGACCTCGACGCAATGCTGGATGCAGCGCTCGTGGAAGCCGGTGGCAGCGGTTCCGAGAGCCAGCGCGCGGCTGGATTGCTGACGGCCCGCAGTGAGGTCGCGCGGCTCGCACGTTCGGTCGTCTCGAGCTATTCGGTCACGACGCTGCAGGAGGTCGAAGCCGATGTGAAGGAGACCAACCAGCGGCTGGCCGGTCTCAAGGCGGCCGTCGCGCAAGTGAATCAGGCAGGTGCGGTCAGCGGCGTTAACGCGCAGTTTGACCGTCTCGCGAAGGTCGTCGACAACGTCTCGCGTCTGACGTCGGAAGCCGGCAACCTGAAGGCGGCGGCGATCGCCGGCGGCGAAGGCCGCAAAGCCTTCAACGAGGCTCTGGATGCCATCGAGCAGTACGTTCAGCGGAACGAAAAGCAGATGGCCGAGGTCGCGGAGGAGGGCGCCAGGGACGCGGCCTTCGCGAAGATGCTTCTGATCAGCATGATCTGCGCTGCGCTGTTGATCGCAGTCGCTTCGGCGACCTGGATCGCGCTCAATATCAGCCGCGGGCTCGCCCGCGCAGTTGGTCTCGCCAACGCTGTATCCGTCGGCGATCTCAGCCAGAAGATCAGCGTGTCCAGCAATGACGAGGTCGGCGATCTCGTGTCGTCCCTCAATGCGATGACCGCCAATCTGAATGCCACCGCGGCGGTCGCTAACGAGATTGCCCATGGCAACCTCACGGTCGAAGCCAGGCCGCTGTCGGACAAGGACACGCTCGGCCTTGCGCTCGAGCGCATGATCGAGAAGCTTCGTCAGATCGTGTCCGAGGCTCTCACCGCGGCACAGAACGTCTCCGCCGGCAGCCAGGAATTGTCCGCGAGCGCCGAGCAGCTCTCGCAGGGCGCGACCGAGCAGGCCTCGTCCGCCGAGGAAGCCTCTTCTTCGATGGAAGAGATGGCCTCGAACGTGAAGCAGAATGCCGACAACGCCAACCAGACCGAGAAGATCGCGGCCCAGTCGGCCAAGGATGCCGAAGCCAGCGGCATCGCGGTGGGCCGCGCCGTCAACGCGATGCAGACCATCGCGGAGAAGATTACGATCGTGCAGGAGATCGCACGTCAGACCGACCTGCTCGCGCTCAACGCGGCAGTGGAAGCCGCGCGCGCCGGCGAGCACGGCAAGGGCTTCGCGGTGGTCGCTTCCGAAGTGCGCAAGCTGGCTGAACGGAGCCAGGCCGCCGCAGCCGAGATCGGATCGCTGTCGTCGGAGACCGTCAAGGTCGCTCAAGATGCCGGTAATATGCTGTCGAAGCTCGTTCCGGACATCAAGAAGACCGCCGCGCTGGTCGAGGAGATCACTGCGGCCTGCCGCGAGCAGGACGTCGGTTCCGCCCAGATCAACCAGGCGATCCAGCAGCTCGACAAGGTCGGCCAGCAGAACGCCAGCGCCTCCGAGCAGGTGTCCTCGACGTCCGAGGAGCTCGCCTCGCAGGCCGAGCAGCTGCAGTCGACCATCGCCTATTTCCGCATCGACCAGGGCGCAAAGGGGCAGGCCGCTGCGCCGATCGACCGCGCCGTCACCCAGCTGCGCGCCAAGGCGGCGACGATGGCGGCCGTCGAGCGTCCGGCCAAGAAGCCGCAAGGCAAGCCGGCGCGCGCCGTGAAGGTGGCCGGCGGCGGTGGTTTCGCCTTCGACATGAACGACGGTGCGGACGATCGGGACGCCGATTTTCAGCGCTGA
- a CDS encoding chemotaxis protein CheW — MAATSQYLTLGLAGETFGISIRNVREILDMRPISRLPHAPNFLLGMIDVRGSGYPIVDLRTKLGLPSVAATEATRIIILDVPMKDRLVGVGFVADCVFEVTDIDEQAIEPVPEVGGKWQSDYAAGIGRKGEKFVVIFDLAKLMANDEVPEVRETAPDAFCAA, encoded by the coding sequence ATGGCCGCAACCTCGCAATATCTGACGCTCGGTCTCGCCGGCGAGACGTTCGGCATCAGCATCCGCAACGTCCGGGAGATCCTGGACATGCGGCCGATCTCGCGGCTGCCGCACGCGCCGAACTTTCTGCTCGGCATGATCGATGTGCGGGGCAGCGGTTATCCGATCGTGGATCTCAGGACCAAGCTTGGCTTGCCCAGCGTCGCCGCGACTGAGGCGACGCGCATCATCATCCTCGACGTGCCGATGAAGGACCGTCTGGTCGGCGTCGGTTTCGTCGCCGATTGCGTTTTCGAGGTCACCGACATCGACGAGCAGGCGATCGAGCCAGTGCCCGAGGTCGGCGGCAAGTGGCAGTCCGATTATGCAGCCGGCATCGGCCGCAAGGGGGAAAAATTCGTCGTGATCTTCGATCTCGCCAAGCTGATGGCCAACGATGAGGTTCCAGAAGTCCGAGAAACGGCGCCGGATGCGTTCTGCGCCGCCTGA
- a CDS encoding chemotaxis protein CheW, with amino-acid sequence MNDGLSGEHQPGARQVVMIGLGEEKFALDAGLVREIIDPVPVTKVAGARAFVPSVINVRGNVIPLADLRIRFGMPQLEASADTRIVVIELELDGEPVLVGVTADKVYEVTEILQADVQQTPRVGMHWKPEFIRFIAKWREEFVIVPNMERILN; translated from the coding sequence ATGAACGACGGACTGTCAGGGGAACATCAGCCGGGCGCGAGGCAGGTCGTGATGATCGGTCTCGGTGAGGAGAAGTTCGCACTCGATGCGGGCCTCGTCCGCGAGATCATCGATCCCGTGCCCGTGACCAAGGTCGCGGGCGCGCGCGCCTTCGTTCCCAGCGTCATCAACGTGCGCGGCAACGTCATTCCGCTCGCCGATTTGCGCATCCGTTTCGGCATGCCGCAGCTGGAGGCTTCGGCCGACACGCGCATCGTCGTCATCGAGCTCGAGCTCGACGGTGAGCCGGTTCTGGTCGGCGTCACCGCCGACAAGGTCTACGAGGTCACGGAGATCTTGCAGGCCGACGTGCAGCAGACGCCGCGTGTCGGCATGCACTGGAAACCGGAGTTCATTCGCTTCATTGCGAAGTGGCGTGAAGAGTTCGTCATCGTTCCGAACATGGAACGCATTCTGAATTGA